In one Lycium barbarum isolate Lr01 chromosome 7, ASM1917538v2, whole genome shotgun sequence genomic region, the following are encoded:
- the LOC132603657 gene encoding uncharacterized protein LOC132603657 isoform X1, which produces MPKDKRVNAFSFNRARTSPYTCSSKKSDPESQKSLPPVGNEREWEEARCPICMEHPHNAVLLLCSSRDKGCQPYMCDTSHRHSNCLDQFYKSQALSGATRSHVQQQPELACPLCRGHIEGWIVVEAARNFMNSKTKSCALETCNFTGNYAELRKHARREHPSERPCEADPTRQSEWTRLEHQRNFEDDFSEYQAPSDDDSSGDDFLTELSLDGGLFDSEAEEGLDEDINISLDFELQTDFEDAFSESDDDSSEDDFLTEQPLDGGVFDSEAEEGLDEDINISLDFEFELSFSFPSEFPSMPWARDRSPSYARGGNTYLSESGARSQNRRSRRSASSSDNHERRPTATRSTNLSSRRTPNTQSSSRERRRNR; this is translated from the coding sequence ATGCCAAAAGATAAAAGGGTTAATGCCTTTTCCTTCAACCGGGCAAGGACATCTCCATACACTTGCAGCTCAAAGAAATCTGACCCCGAGTCACAGAAATCTTTGCCACCAGTCGGGAATGAAAGAGAGTGGGAAGAAGCTAGGTGTCCAATATGTATGGAGCATCCACACAATGCTGTCCTTTTACTTTGTTCTTCACGAGACAAGGGTTGTCAGCCTTATATGTGCGATACAAGTCATCGACATTCTAATTGTCTTGATCAATTTTACAAATCACAGGCATTATCAGGAGCAACTAGGTCTCATGTGCAGCAGCAACCTGAGCTTGCTTGCCCTCTTTGCCGGGGACATATCGAAGGATGGATTGTTGTAGAGGCTGCTCGTAATTTTATGAACTCCAAAACAAAGAGCTGTGCCTTGGAGACATGTAATTTCACTGGTAATTATGCCGAACTAAGAAAACATGCAAGGCGTGAACATCCCTCTGAAAGGCCTTGTGAGGCTGATCCTACGCGGCAGTCTGAGTGGACAAGATTGGAGCATCAAAGGAACTTTGAAGATGATTTCAGTGAGTATCAAGCACCATCTGATGATGACTCTTCTGGAGATGATTTCCTAACCGAGCTGTCTCTTGATGGTGGTCTATTTGACTCGGAGGCTGAGGAGGGATTGGATGAAGACATCAATATATCACTTGATTTCGAGCTTCAAACGGACTTTGAAGATGCTTTCAGTGAATCTGATGATGACTCTTCTGAAGATGACTTCCTAACAGAGCAGCCTCTTGATGGTGGTGTATTTGACTCAGAGGCTGAGGAGGGGTTGGATGAAGACATCAATATATCACTGGATTTCGAATTTGAGCTCTCGTTCTCTTTCCCGAGTGAGTTCCCATCGATGCCTTGGGCACGGGATAGGTCTCCAAGCTATGCTCGTGGGGGAAACACCTATCTATCAGAGAGTGGGGCTAGATCACAaaacaggagatccagaagatcggCATCAAGTTCTGATAACCACGAACGAAGGCCAACAGCTACAAGAAGCACAAATTTGTCGTCAAGGCGCACGCCTAATACACAAAGTTCATCTAGGGAACGGAGACGGAACAGATGA
- the LOC132603657 gene encoding uncharacterized protein LOC132603657 isoform X2, whose product MPFPSTGQGHLHTLAAQRNLTPSHRNLCHQSGMKESGKKLGVQYALSGATRSHVQQQPELACPLCRGHIEGWIVVEAARNFMNSKTKSCALETCNFTGNYAELRKHARREHPSERPCEADPTRQSEWTRLEHQRNFEDDFSEYQAPSDDDSSGDDFLTELSLDGGLFDSEAEEGLDEDINISLDFELQTDFEDAFSESDDDSSEDDFLTEQPLDGGVFDSEAEEGLDEDINISLDFEFELSFSFPSEFPSMPWARDRSPSYARGGNTYLSESGARSQNRRSRRSASSSDNHERRPTATRSTNLSSRRTPNTQSSSRERRRNR is encoded by the exons ATGCCTTTTCCTTCAACCGGGCAAGGACATCTCCATACACTTGCAGCTCAAAGAAATCTGACCCCGAGTCACAGAAATCTTTGCCACCAGTCGGGAATGAAAGAGAGTGGGAAGAAGCTAGGTGTCCAATAT GCATTATCAGGAGCAACTAGGTCTCATGTGCAGCAGCAACCTGAGCTTGCTTGCCCTCTTTGCCGGGGACATATCGAAGGATGGATTGTTGTAGAGGCTGCTCGTAATTTTATGAACTCCAAAACAAAGAGCTGTGCCTTGGAGACATGTAATTTCACTGGTAATTATGCCGAACTAAGAAAACATGCAAGGCGTGAACATCCCTCTGAAAGGCCTTGTGAGGCTGATCCTACGCGGCAGTCTGAGTGGACAAGATTGGAGCATCAAAGGAACTTTGAAGATGATTTCAGTGAGTATCAAGCACCATCTGATGATGACTCTTCTGGAGATGATTTCCTAACCGAGCTGTCTCTTGATGGTGGTCTATTTGACTCGGAGGCTGAGGAGGGATTGGATGAAGACATCAATATATCACTTGATTTCGAGCTTCAAACGGACTTTGAAGATGCTTTCAGTGAATCTGATGATGACTCTTCTGAAGATGACTTCCTAACAGAGCAGCCTCTTGATGGTGGTGTATTTGACTCAGAGGCTGAGGAGGGGTTGGATGAAGACATCAATATATCACTGGATTTCGAATTTGAGCTCTCGTTCTCTTTCCCGAGTGAGTTCCCATCGATGCCTTGGGCACGGGATAGGTCTCCAAGCTATGCTCGTGGGGGAAACACCTATCTATCAGAGAGTGGGGCTAGATCACAaaacaggagatccagaagatcggCATCAAGTTCTGATAACCACGAACGAAGGCCAACAGCTACAAGAAGCACAAATTTGTCGTCAAGGCGCACGCCTAATACACAAAGTTCATCTAGGGAACGGAGACGGAACAGATGA